One genomic window of Vulpes vulpes isolate BD-2025 chromosome 11, VulVul3, whole genome shotgun sequence includes the following:
- the LOC140594361 gene encoding olfactory receptor 56A3-like, which yields MTTNKNGTISIEISDFLLNCFVRSPSWQLSFSLPLSLLFLLAIGANGVLLITIWLEASLHEPMYYLLSILSLLDIVLCLTVIPKVLTIFWFDLKSINFYACFIQMYIMNCFLAMESCTFMVMAYDRYVAICHPLRYPSIITEQFVAKAAIFILARNAISSVPIPILSSRLHYCGGNVIENCICANMSVSKLSCDDVTINRLYQFAAGWTILGSDLIFIFLSYSLILRAVLRLKAEGAMAKALSTCGSHFILILFFSTILLVFVLTHVAKKKVSPDVPVLLNVLHHVIPAALNPIVYGVRTQEIKQGIQRLLNKDASEDNCRSAFLN from the coding sequence ATGacaacaaataaaaatgggaCCATATCCATTGAGATTTCAGACTTTCTCCTGAATTGTTTTGTCAGGTCTCCCAGCTGGCAactttctttctccctgcccctcagcctcctcttcctcctggccaTAGGGGCCAATGGTGTTCTCCTGATCACCATCTGGCTGGAGGCCTCTCTGCACGAGCCCATGTACTACCTGCTCAGCATCCTCTCCCTATTGGACATCGTGCTCTGCCTCACTGTCATCCCCAAAGTCCTGACCATCTTCTGGTTTGATCTCAAGTCCATCAACTTCTATGCCTGCTTCATTCAGATGTACATCATGAACTGCTTCCTTGCCATGGAGTCCTGCACATTCATggtcatggcctatgaccgctatgtggccatctgccaccCACTGAGGTACCCATCCATCATCACAGAACAATTTGTAGCAAAGgctgccatttttattttggcCAGGAATGCTATTTCTTCAGTGCCTATTCCCATTCTATCATCCAGACTCCATTATTGTGGGGGAAATGTCATTGAGAATTGCATCTGTGCCAATATGTCTGTCTCCAAGCTCTCCTGTGATGATGTCACCATCAATCGCCTCTACCAGTTTGCTGCAGGCTGGACAATTCTAGGTTCTGATCTCATCTTTATCTTCCTCTCCTACAGCCTTATACTGCGAGCTGTGCTGAGACTCAAGGCAGAGGGTGCTATGGCGAAAGCCCTGAGTACATGTGGTTCTCACTTCATCCTTATCCTCTTCTTCAGCACTATCCTTCTGGTCTTCGTGCTCACTCATGTGGCAAAGAAGAAAGTCTCCCCTGATGTGCCAGTCTTGCTCAATGTTCTCCACCATGTCATTCCTGCAGCCCTCAATCCCATTGTTTATGGAGTGCGAACTCAGGAGATCAAGCAAGGAATCCAGAGATTACTAAACAAGGATGCTAGTGAGGACAACTGCAGATCTGCCTTCCTAAATTAG